In a genomic window of Streptomyces sp. NBC_01231:
- a CDS encoding ROK family protein: MSSINPTPRDYNKAHVLDVVLSHAPLTRNKLTELTGLSKATVSRAVEELRSDGFVVDGGVDAIVGRGRPSTYLDVPETAGHVVGVGFGAVTTGVLVSDLRGREIGHVIVPTIEHHDVPAAGRWLVDLIAQTSASARGPLRQVVAALPAHVRDGAEVFRPADPMKMFSGRDLHRTVEQLVGAPVTFDSDANASLLQVLTDDASIHDAALLSVSSTLNFASCRDRKLARGRTPAFGDIGSLSSGINDRTLNELLSTAGLVKLAREHGLDIERVEDLWLTSQDHRARAEILKAFTTAVTTAVSIVAVTLDPESVYFVGRLYPLVDEVLPEVRKRLEQTLPALPRITTVSQVLGLSVARGATHACLAMTHNRLRDAMLKARSQGPRQEQAAPAF, from the coding sequence GTGAGCAGCATCAACCCCACACCACGCGACTACAACAAGGCACATGTCCTTGACGTGGTTCTCTCCCATGCGCCGTTGACCCGGAACAAGCTCACCGAGCTCACGGGGTTGAGCAAGGCGACGGTGTCGCGGGCCGTCGAGGAACTGCGCTCTGACGGGTTCGTCGTGGACGGGGGCGTCGACGCCATCGTCGGGCGTGGCCGTCCGTCGACGTACCTCGATGTGCCCGAGACGGCCGGACACGTCGTGGGGGTCGGCTTCGGCGCCGTGACCACCGGCGTGCTGGTGAGCGACCTACGCGGCCGTGAGATCGGACATGTGATCGTTCCGACGATCGAGCACCACGACGTCCCCGCCGCCGGCCGGTGGCTGGTCGACCTGATCGCACAGACCAGCGCCTCCGCACGAGGGCCACTGCGCCAGGTCGTCGCGGCACTGCCCGCCCATGTCCGCGACGGCGCCGAGGTCTTTCGGCCCGCCGATCCGATGAAAATGTTCTCCGGCAGAGACCTCCACCGAACCGTCGAACAGCTCGTCGGTGCTCCAGTGACCTTCGACAGTGACGCGAACGCGTCCTTGCTCCAGGTGCTCACGGACGACGCGAGCATCCATGACGCTGCCCTGCTCAGCGTCAGCAGCACCTTGAATTTCGCCAGCTGCAGGGACCGAAAACTGGCTCGGGGGCGTACTCCTGCGTTCGGCGACATCGGTTCCCTCTCCTCGGGCATCAACGACCGCACCCTCAACGAGCTGCTGAGCACTGCAGGGCTTGTGAAGCTCGCTCGTGAACACGGACTGGACATCGAACGCGTCGAGGACCTGTGGCTGACGTCTCAGGACCATCGAGCCCGTGCGGAGATACTCAAGGCGTTCACGACGGCGGTCACGACGGCCGTGAGCATCGTCGCCGTGACACTCGATCCCGAATCCGTCTACTTCGTCGGCCGGTTGTACCCCTTGGTGGACGAGGTGCTCCCCGAGGTACGCAAGCGACTCGAACAGACCTTGCCGGCCCTCCCACGGATCACGACCGTCTCCCAGGTTCTGGGACTCTCGGTAGCACGCGGCGCGACGCACGCCTGCCTGGCCATGACCCACAACCGCCTACGGGACGCGATGCTCAAGGCACGCAGTCAGGGACCGCGGCAGGAGCAAGCTGCGCCGGCATTCTGA
- a CDS encoding transposase — MPVQQLFREFKELGYTGSLNLLYRYITQGRAEGHRPVTTPQRLTRLLLTRPGNLRDKDAALLRELTAACPEMTALAKLVREFAALLSPASGNETVLTKWITDVRAADLPYLHAFTNGLELDRAAVDAGLTTPHHNGRTEGVNTRSKRIMRQMHGRAGFTLLRHRILLR, encoded by the coding sequence GTGCCCGTCCAGCAACTGTTCCGCGAATTCAAGGAGCTGGGTTACACGGGCAGCCTCAATCTCCTCTACCGTTACATCACCCAGGGCCGTGCCGAGGGCCACCGGCCCGTCACCACCCCACAGCGCCTGACCCGTCTTCTGCTCACCCGCCCCGGTAACCTGCGGGACAAGGACGCCGCACTCCTTCGCGAGCTCACTGCCGCCTGCCCCGAGATGACCGCCCTCGCCAAGCTGGTCCGGGAGTTCGCCGCACTCCTGTCCCCGGCCTCAGGCAACGAGACGGTGCTCACGAAGTGGATCACCGACGTGCGTGCCGCCGACCTGCCCTACCTGCACGCCTTCACCAACGGCCTCGAACTCGACCGCGCCGCCGTCGACGCTGGCCTCACCACCCCGCACCACAACGGCCGCACCGAAGGCGTCAATACACGGTCCAAGAGAATCATGCGGCAGATGCACGGCCGAGCCGGGTTCACCCTCCTCCGCCACCGCATCCTCCTTCGATGA
- a CDS encoding MFS transporter: protein MPASVPPPPPAYAEPVPPSGAILPTSGAAHRLRVALLMAGSCLPILGAVLIAPVLPKMQDHFAGVPGAGALVPMALTVPALALGLLAPFAGVIVDRLGRKRLLIAATVLYAIFGTAPLWLESLGAIVASRALTGVAEAAIMTCCTTLIGDYYSGRIRDRYLALQTMCASASATAFFVIGGAAGSAGWRTPFWIYAVSLLIAPLMAIGLPKPTAVTGAAAEDGDGDGESTDTTVTPKRSSPFRQLAGICGLTVFGALVFYTVPVEMSYLLDDLGVTATSVIGLATAIASAATVAGAITFAKLRGAPGPRLPLVFALCSAGFAVMWLANSAPLLIAGAVLNCLGTGLLLPSLLTIAMSRLDFADRGRGTGLWTASFFIGQFICPLVLIAAESALGTLAAAVGLLGLAAAVVAALLGFIIKELAGRAGALLSRCLAVAISRSSALRMLTRLPLPPLRVPRALGVDDFAPKRRHRYTTILIDVETG, encoded by the coding sequence ATGCCTGCTTCCGTGCCTCCTCCCCCGCCCGCTTACGCGGAACCAGTGCCGCCGTCCGGTGCGATCCTTCCGACGTCCGGTGCCGCGCACCGGCTGCGCGTCGCTCTCCTCATGGCCGGCAGCTGCCTGCCGATCCTCGGGGCCGTCCTGATCGCTCCCGTGCTGCCCAAGATGCAGGACCACTTCGCCGGCGTGCCCGGTGCGGGCGCCCTGGTCCCGATGGCCCTCACCGTCCCGGCCCTGGCACTGGGTCTGCTGGCACCCTTCGCGGGCGTCATCGTCGACCGGCTCGGCCGCAAGCGCCTGCTGATCGCCGCGACCGTGCTGTACGCGATCTTCGGCACCGCCCCACTGTGGCTGGAGTCGCTGGGTGCCATCGTGGCCAGCCGCGCCCTCACAGGTGTCGCCGAGGCCGCCATTATGACCTGCTGCACCACCCTGATCGGCGACTACTACAGCGGTCGGATACGGGACCGCTACCTCGCCCTCCAGACCATGTGCGCCTCCGCCTCCGCGACCGCGTTCTTCGTCATCGGCGGTGCCGCGGGGTCGGCCGGATGGCGGACCCCGTTCTGGATCTACGCCGTCAGCCTGCTCATCGCCCCGCTCATGGCCATCGGGCTGCCGAAGCCGACCGCGGTCACCGGTGCCGCCGCCGAGGACGGGGACGGGGACGGGGAGAGCACGGACACCACGGTCACGCCGAAGCGCTCCTCCCCCTTCCGGCAGCTGGCCGGGATCTGCGGACTCACCGTGTTCGGGGCCCTCGTCTTCTACACCGTCCCGGTGGAGATGTCCTACCTGCTGGACGACCTCGGCGTGACGGCGACCAGCGTGATCGGGCTGGCCACAGCGATCGCCAGCGCCGCCACCGTGGCCGGCGCGATCACCTTCGCCAAGCTGCGCGGGGCCCCGGGGCCCCGGCTGCCACTCGTCTTCGCCCTGTGCTCGGCCGGGTTCGCGGTGATGTGGCTCGCCAACAGCGCGCCGCTGCTGATCGCCGGCGCCGTACTCAACTGCCTCGGCACCGGTCTCCTGCTGCCTTCCCTGCTCACGATCGCCATGTCCAGGCTGGACTTCGCCGACCGCGGTCGTGGCACCGGTCTGTGGACCGCGTCGTTCTTCATCGGCCAGTTCATCTGCCCGCTGGTGCTGATCGCGGCCGAGTCCGCCCTCGGCACTCTGGCCGCCGCCGTCGGCCTGCTCGGCCTGGCCGCGGCCGTCGTCGCGGCTCTGCTCGGCTTCATAATCAAGGAGTTAGCGGGCCGGGCGGGCGCCCTCCTGTCGCGATGCCTTGCTGTCGCGATCTCCCGTTCGTCCGCACTGCGGATGCTGACGCGGCTGCCCCTGCCGCCGCTGCGTGTGCCAAGAGCGCTCGGCGTCGACGACTTCGCTCCCAAGCGGCGCCATCGCTACACCACCATCCTCATCGACGTCGAGACCGGCTAA